A stretch of the Ptychodera flava strain L36383 chromosome 18, AS_Pfla_20210202, whole genome shotgun sequence genome encodes the following:
- the LOC139116801 gene encoding mucin-like protein: MSLKQEESTVGSGAKVRFVASFTSKMSISIGVAEKMLDVLFSAPEEFKGRVTGLLGFWDGDPTNDFKLPDGNIKQPTGDNFTDAEYFEFGQQWNISVDQSLFLYEGGKSWSDYNDPTFKPLFLDELIKKYETEDPTYLNKIRSNCGDDQECLFDSLATEREEIGLLTRNSSTQIRQQQTDLGNFPPNVTIKGSSY, translated from the exons ATGTCATTAAAACAAGAAGAATCCACTGTAGGGTCGGGTGCTAAAGTTAGATTTGTCGCATCATTTACATCCAAAATGTCGATATCTATCGGAGTCGCAGAGAAGATGCTTGATGTCCTGTTTTCGGCACCAGAAGAGTTCAAAGGTCGTGTTACAGGCTTACTAG GATTTTGGGATGGCGATCCTACAAACGATTTCAAACTCCCAGACGGTAACATAAAGCAACCTACAGGTGACAACTTTACAGACGCCGAGTACTTCGAATTTGGTCAGCAAT GGAACATATCAGTCGATCAGTCACTCTTCTTGTATGAAGGAGGAAAGTCGTGGTCAGATTACAACGACCCAACATTCAAACCGTTGTTCTTGGACGAGCTTATCAAGAAATATGAAACAGAAGACCCAACTTATCTCAATAAGATCAGATCAAACTGTGGCGACGATCAGGAATGTCTGTTTGATTCATTGGCTACGGAGAGAGAAGAGATTGGTCTTTTGACAAGGAACTCATCAACACAAATACGACAACAGCAAACAGATTTGG GTAACTTCCCTCCGAATGTAACGATAAAAGGCAGTTCTTATTAG
- the LOC139117921 gene encoding fibrillin-2-like: MVFFINISIIVTDTLASTAVVLQVKVCDCQNGGSCNYNISVEGSDLVNDKFEVVTCDCPPGYTGDFCQDDYDACADNPCFPGVNCTDDKAPSIGFECGECPTGLIGNGTKCFDFDECEEERDFDSSEPFCDQICENTLRSYVCHCSEGYRLDADEKGCRDINECTENIDDCHQKATCINIGGGFNCTCNDGYIGVDSNRTLCEDVNECLQEPCGENTDCTNIVGSYKCTCLDGYEFDSGGFNCSDVNECERHTDNCSPQSTCTNTIGSFDCHCNAGWTGNGVNCSDVKECSDITMNNCHVKRATCTELEGSYSCACKPGYIGDGITCEDMDECDTGQHNCEVEGSKCVNKVGSYICVCTDGYTGNGTSCSDVNECAENSTYSCSDYALCENIPGSYQCICKSGFLEMARHALISMSVLVMDNLIAMKTPPALTRLVVFNASVILDTPAMEHIVKILMNAIWIFVNRTAQTKRVLTGVPADRATYLIPMELTVIVRYTDNMR; encoded by the exons ATGGTGTTCTTCA TCAATATATCAATCATTGTTACCGATACTTTAGCCAGTACTGCCGTTGTGCTTCAAGTCAAAGTATGCGACTGCCAAAATGGTGGCAGTTGCAATTACAATATATCCGTAGAAGGGTCAGATCTCGTAAATGACAAATTTGAG GTTGTAACGTGCGATTGCCCACCTGGCTACACCGGTGACTTTTGTCAAGACGACTACGACGCATGTGCAGATAATCCATGTTTTCCTGGTGTCAATTGTACCGACGATAAAGCACCGTCGATAGGTTTCGAATGTGGAGAATGTCCGACAGGGTTGATAGGGAATGGCACGAAATGCTTTG ACTTTGACGAATGCGAAGAAGAGAGAGATTTTGACTCCAGTGAACCATTTTGCGATCAAATATGTGAAAATACTCTTCGAAGTTATGTTTGCCACTGTTCAGAGGGCTATCGCCTCGACGCTGATGAGAAAGGCTGTAGAG ATATCAATGAATGTACGGAAAACATTGATGACTGTCACCAGAAGGCAACATGCATTAACATTGGCGGTGGATTTAACTGCACCTGTAATGATGGTTACATTGGCGTCGACAGCAACAGAACACTGTGTGAAG ACGTGAATGAATGTTTGCAAGAGCCTTGCGGTGAAAACACAGACTGTACAAACATCGTTGGAAGTTACAAGTGTACCTGTTTGGATGGTTACGAATTTGATAGTGGTGGATTCAATTGCTCTG ATGTAAATGAATgtgagagacacacagacaactGCAGTCCGCAATCAACTTGTACCAACACGATCGGTTCCTTTGACTGTCATTGCAATGCTGGATGGACTGGAAATGGAGTCAACTGCTCCGATGTCAAGGAATGTAGTGACATCACAATGAACAATTGTCACGTGAAAAGGGCTACCTGTACCGAACTTGAAGGCAGCTACTCATGTGCATGCAAACCTGGATACATCGGAGATGGTATAACATGTGAAG ATATGGACGAGTGCGATACTGGACAGCATAACTGCGAAGTCGAGGGATCAAAGTGCGTAAATAAAGTTGGGTCTTATATATGTGTTTGTACGGACGGTTACACTGGTAATGGGACCTCCTGTAGCG ATGTCAATGAATGCGCGGAGAATTCTACGTACTCCTGCTCTGATTACGCCTTGTGTGAGAATATACCAGGGTCATACCAATGTATCTGCAAGAGTGGTTTCCTTGAGATGGCCAGACATGCTCTG ATATCGATGAGTGTGCTGGTCATGGACAATCTGATTGCCATGAAGACGCCACCTGCTCTAACACGCTTGGTAGTTTTCAATGCCTCTGTAATCCTGGATACACCGGCAATGGAACATATTGTGAAG ATATTGATGAATGCAATTTGGATATTTGTGAACAGAACTGCACAAACGAAAAGGGTGCTTACCGGTGTTCCTGCGGACAGGGCTACATACTTAATCCCAATGGAATTAACTGTGATCGTAAGATACACTGATAACATGCGTTAG
- the LOC139117923 gene encoding latent-transforming growth factor beta-binding protein 1-like produces MHDCHGKHGNCSNTAGSFTCRCESGFMGDGRTCVDVDECKLPRDDPQADNCASAAVCVNGLGDFNCTCKDGYNGTGIKCDDIDECLNGHDCADNAECTNIPGSYRCTCNMGFRGDGKDSCVEINECEENIDTCHDDSTCNNTVGSYTCHCNEGFVGDGEDCQDINECNDFEDNDCHTNATCINKIGSYGCLCKAGFDGDGKTCSDVNECERLTDDCSDEADCINTVGSYYCRCFDGYHMVGSVCEDDNECARNDDNNCQSDADGGECVNLPGSYECTCKTGYTGDGRTSCSDINECTDLEETPFCPMNSHCENTLGSYSCVCDQGYENDTSSCKDINECDSNNNCNNSIEVCKNTIGGYECNCDEGRGYAFKDGTCQSVACDNNDCSLSAQCMPTGVGMGYQCRCNDGYDDASVDSINSPGRICIGTNNCTDFSCDRDTEYCKMKQGDTSVFARLAGDSSMVNVRLFNCSRVL; encoded by the exons ATGCATGACTGCCATGGAAAACACGGCAACTGCAGCAATACGGCTGGTTCGTTTACCTGCCGATGCGAGTCTGGATTTATGGGCGATGGTAGAACCTGTGTCG ACGTCGACGAATGCAAGTTACCGAGAGACGACCCCCAGGCCGATAATTGCGCTAGTGCTGCGGTATGTGTAAACGGACTGGGCGACTTCAACTGTACTTGCAAAGACGGTTACAACGGTACAGGCATCAAATGTGATG ATATTGACGAATGTCTCAACGGTCATGATTGTGCAGACAATGCTGAATGTACGAATATCCCAGGGAGTTACAGATGCACTTGCAACATGGGGTTTCGCGGAGACGGCAAAGATTCTTGCGTTGAAATTAATGAATGTGAAGAGAATATAGATACCTGTCATGACGACTCCACGTGTAACAACACAGTCGGTTCATACACTTGTCATTGTAATGAAGGCTTCGTTGGCGACGGAGAAGACTGCCAAG ATATTAATGAATGTAATGATTTCGAAGATAATGACTGTCATACCAATGCTACTTGTATCAACAAGATTGGCTCGtatggatgtttgtgcaaggcCGGCTTCGATGGAGATGGCAAAACCTGCAGCGATGTAAATGAGTGTGAGAGACTGACTGACGACTGCTCTGACGAAGCAGACTGCATAAACACAGTCGGGTCATATTACTGCCGATGTTTTGATGGTTATCATATGGTTGGATCAGTATGCGAAG ATGACAACGAATGTGCAAGAAATGATGATAACAACTGCCAGTCCGATGCTGATGGTGGTGAATGTGTCAACCTTCCAGGAAGTTATGAGTGTACTTGTAAAACAGGATACACAGGAGACGGTAGAACAAGTTGTAGTGACATAAACGAATGCACGGACTTGGAGGAAACACCATTCTGTCCGATGAACTCTCACTGTGAAAACACTCTTGGGTCGTACAGCTGTGTATGTGACCAAGGTTACGAAAACGACACCTCGTCTTGTAAAG ATATTAATGAATGTGACTCGAACAATAATTGCAACAATTCAATTGAAGTTTGTAAGAACACTATCGGTGGATACGAATGCAACTGTGATGAAGGCAGAGGTTATGCCTTTAAGGATGGCACATGTCAAT CTGTTGCCTGTGATAACAACGATTGTTCTTTGAGCGCACAGTGTATGCCAACAGGCGTTGGCATGGGTTATCAGTGCCGTTGCAATGACGGGTATGACGATGCTTCGGTGGATAGTATAAATTCGCCCGGTAGAATCTGTATAG GCACCAATAACTGTACCGATTTTTCATGTGATCGAGACACCGAATATTGTAAAATGAAGCAAGGGGACACAAGTGTCTTTGCAAGGCTAGCCGGCGATTCGTCCATGGTGAATGTGCGC
- the LOC139117922 gene encoding EGF-containing fibulin-like extracellular matrix protein 1: protein MQYKQACEHTCIDETPGYRCECDDGYELTADLRTCSDEDECILGEDNCTDREICVNNDGGYDCVCKDGYRSTASECEDINECENGTVACDGNAFCNNTEGSFFCNCNDGYEGNGFLCVDKNECAEEDPCDQNAICTNFPGSYNCTCITGYNGTGEM from the exons ATGCAATATAAACAAGCCTGTGAACATACCTGCATTGACGAGACGCCTGGCTACAGATGCGAATGCGATGATGGTTATGAACTCACAGCTGATCTAAGGACTTGTTCTG ACGAAGATGAATGCATATTGGGAGAAGATAATTGTACAGACCGTGAGATTTGTGTTAACAACGATGGTGGTTACGATTGTGTATGTAAAGATGGCTACCGCAGTACAGCCTCGGAATGTGAAG ACATTAATGAATGTGAGAACGGCACGGTTGCCTGTGATGGAAATGCTTTTTGTAACAATACAGAAGGATCCTTCTTCTGTAATTGTAATGACGGGTATGAAGGCAATGGATTTCTATGTGTAG ACAAAAATGAATGTGCAGAGGAAGATCCCTGCGATCAGAACGCCATATGTACAAACTTTCCCGGGTCATACAATTGTACTTGTATCACGGGTTACAACGGTACCGGTGAAATGTGA